In the Acidobacteriota bacterium genome, one interval contains:
- a CDS encoding metal ABC transporter permease — protein sequence MNLADWLHLPLMQRALWAALAGGAGCGLLGVLIVGLRIPFTGVAAAHGAMAGAVAGHLLGVSPVSGAFAGSCLSVWLIGPIIEKSRQEHELAVGIVFSTMLGLTFLGMSLAGGEINRLLALLWGSILLLPPDRLVWMAGATVLVAALVVGFYPGLRALLVSRKLAAAAGLRDAFLMGLVLTVVGVAVAVYLEALGGLLIFAVLIAPAATARLFARSLPGLFVASAALGAGGCLAGVLLSAWWNVGTGAMVIVVLCAVFFVVLIFRRREATRYD from the coding sequence ATGAACCTGGCTGACTGGCTGCACCTCCCGCTGATGCAGCGGGCCCTGTGGGCGGCCCTGGCCGGCGGCGCCGGCTGCGGCCTGCTGGGCGTGCTCATTGTGGGCCTGCGCATCCCGTTCACCGGCGTGGCGGCGGCCCACGGCGCCATGGCGGGGGCGGTGGCCGGGCACCTGCTGGGAGTGTCGCCGGTGAGCGGCGCCTTCGCCGGTTCTTGCCTGTCGGTCTGGCTCATCGGCCCCATCATCGAGAAGTCCCGCCAGGAGCATGAGTTGGCGGTGGGCATCGTCTTTTCCACCATGCTGGGCCTGACCTTCTTGGGGATGTCCCTGGCGGGCGGGGAGATCAACCGCCTGCTGGCCCTCCTGTGGGGCAGCATCCTGCTCCTGCCACCGGACCGGCTGGTCTGGATGGCGGGGGCCACGGTCCTGGTCGCGGCGCTCGTCGTCGGGTTCTACCCCGGCCTGCGGGCGCTGCTGGTGAGCCGGAAGCTGGCCGCCGCCGCGGGGCTCAGGGACGCGTTTCTGATGGGCCTGGTGCTGACGGTGGTGGGAGTGGCGGTGGCGGTCTATCTGGAGGCGCTGGGCGGCCTGCTGATCTTCGCGGTGCTCATCGCGCCGGCGGCCACGGCGCGACTGTTCGCCCGCAGCCTGCCGGGGCTGTTTGTCGCCAGCGCCGCGCTGGGCGCGGGCGGCTGCCTCGCGGGCGTGCTGCTGTCGGCCTGGTGGAACGTGGGCACAGGCGCCATGGTGATCGTCGTGCTCTGCGCCGTGTTCTTTGTCGTCTTGATTTTCCGGCGCCGGGAGGCGACCCGTTATGACTGA
- a CDS encoding ATP-binding cassette domain-containing protein yields MSAPPLVELTGVSLERGGRRLLQDIRLRVAPREFILLRGPNGAGKTMLFETITGFATPTAGQVRVAGLPMDWANRPALRRRIGYLPQQAWFDTRIPIRAGEFAALAQCGGWGTRRGSRRRRAARLADIAAYIGITPLLDRPLAALSGGELQKVAIARILLQEPQLILMDEPMNHLDRSAREQIARLLARVNREQGLAVILVSHQAEEPPEAATRMLHLTDGRLADDRPLAAASALPGGPA; encoded by the coding sequence ATGTCCGCCCCGCCGCTCGTTGAACTGACCGGCGTGAGCCTGGAGCGGGGCGGTCGCCGGCTCCTCCAGGATATCCGCCTGCGGGTGGCGCCCCGCGAGTTCATCCTGCTGCGCGGGCCCAACGGCGCCGGCAAGACCATGCTGTTCGAGACGATCACCGGCTTTGCGACGCCCACCGCCGGACAGGTTCGCGTGGCCGGGCTGCCCATGGACTGGGCGAACCGACCGGCCCTGAGGCGCCGGATCGGTTACCTGCCCCAACAGGCCTGGTTCGACACGCGCATCCCGATCCGGGCGGGCGAGTTCGCCGCATTGGCCCAGTGCGGGGGATGGGGGACGCGGCGCGGCAGCCGGCGCAGGCGCGCCGCCCGCCTGGCGGACATCGCCGCCTACATCGGCATCACCCCGCTCCTGGACCGGCCCCTGGCGGCGCTGTCGGGCGGCGAGCTGCAGAAGGTGGCCATCGCCCGGATCCTCCTCCAGGAGCCGCAGCTCATCCTCATGGATGAACCGATGAACCACCTGGACCGCTCCGCCCGGGAGCAGATCGCCCGGCTGCTGGCGCGGGTGAACCGAGAGCAGGGTCTGGCGGTGATCCTCGTCAGTCACCAGGCCGAAGAACCGCCGGAAGCGGCCACCCGCATGTTGCACCTGACGGACGGCCGGTTGGCGGACGACCGACCGCTGGCGGCCGCGAGCGCGCTACCGGGAGGTCCGGCATGA